Proteins encoded in a region of the Podospora pseudopauciseta strain CBS 411.78 chromosome 6, whole genome shotgun sequence genome:
- a CDS encoding hypothetical protein (COG:A; EggNog:ENOG503P2RG) has product MDTDRRSRSRDPVSRDEPVDHYRPESRNRSQSRTPSEAMDRYDTHDRTSQARSPAPRNGRPRTYSRSLSRSHSRSRSLSRSRSRSRSRSYSRDRSWSRSRSRTRSPTPQARSTKIVVERLTKNVNEDHLREIFGQYGEIEDLDLPLNRQLGTNRGTAYILFYNEADAEAAIAHMHEATVDGAVINVSIVLPRRKLSPAPPTARRGANINPRIPPPHQSRPFGGNIGGGRGGGHGRGSGPGRHGNRSDTYRPRSLSRSRSRSPVQAGGNHNRRQRSPSYSSRSRSRTPPPARGGGRGSRHVGGRYDGDDDRDNRRSASRDSYDSYDRRSRSPSRHRDRGGR; this is encoded by the exons ATGGATACGGATAGAAGATCAAGATCCAGGGACCCTGTGTCTCGTGACGAACCAGTCGATCACTACCGGCCCGAATCCCGCAATCGTTCCCAATCGCGAACCCCCTCCGAGGCCATGGATCGCTACGACACACACGACCGGACCTCCCAAGCCCGCTCTCCGGCCCCGCGCAACGGAAGACCTCGGACTTACAGTCGCAGCCTATCCCGTAGCCATAGCCGTAGCCGTAGCCTCAGTCGAAGCAGAAGCCGCAGTCGTAGTCGAAGCTACTCGCGCGATCGCAGCTGGAGTCGCTCAAGAAGTCGCACTCGCAGTCCCACGCCCCAGGCCAGAAGCACCAAG ATTGTTGTCGAACGTCTCACCAAGAACGTGAACGAAGACCACCTTCGAGAGATCTTTGGCCAGTACGGCGAGATTGAGGACTTGGACCTGCCTCTCAACCGTCAGC TTGGAACCAACCGTGGCACAGCTTACATTTTGTTCTACAACGAAGCCGACGCCGAGGCTGCCATTGCCCACATGCACGAGGCCACTGTAGATGGCGCCGTCATCAACGTTTCCATCGTGCTACCCCGCCGCAAGCTCTCACCTGCACCCCCTACAGCTCGCCGCGGAGCAAATATTAACCCGCGTATACCGCCCCCTCATCAGTCCAGACCCTTTGGCGGCAACATAGGTGgtggtcggggagggggtcatGGACGTGGATCTGGGCCAGGTCGTCATGGGAACCGTTCTGATACCTACCGTCCCCGTTCTCTCTCAAGGTCGAGATCTCGGTCACCCGTTCAGGCAGGAGGGAATCATAATCGTAGGCAAAGATCCCCTTCGTATTCATCCCGGTCTCGATCTAGgactccaccaccagcccgcggtggaggacgagggagtCGCCATGTCGGTGGGCGCTacgacggcgacgacgatAGGGATAATCGCAGAAGCGCTAGCCGCGACAGCTATGATAGTTACGACCGTAGGAGCAGAAGCCCCAGTCGCCATCGGGACcgtggagggaggtga